A segment of the Triticum urartu cultivar G1812 chromosome 1, Tu2.1, whole genome shotgun sequence genome:
TAAGCCAATGAATAGCACTAGAAGGAAAAATTGCGACGTGGCATACCACGTGTACCTCACGACAGAGACCTGCATGATAGATCGCTAAATGGGGTAAATACCGACAAGACCTTTTGCTAAATGGGGTAAAACCCGGCAAACGTCTTGCTAAATGAGGTAATCCAGACAAAAAACTGTTAAATGGAGTAATCTATGTCAGAAATGTAAAACGGGTAAAAATTGGAACTAATCGCACCCATTTTTTTCAGTAGCGCGCATGATGTGCATAATTAGTGGCTTAAAGATCAGCTAAGCTCGTGTACATGTGTCAATGTGGTTCCATAATCTATGTATATATGTACGTACCGTCCTGGGAGTCCGTGCCGAGGATGGAGGTGGGCATGACGGAGAACAACTCGATGGCGCTGATGATCGGTGGCAGCGTCGAGTTAGTGGTGGCGTGCAAAGAGATATTGAATTTGTCGTATCGGTAGGGCTTTACATTGGAGATGACACCGGTGCCGTGGTAGTACAGCTTAGCAGCGGTCATGTTCAACTCCATGCCGTTGATGCGGACGTAGAACTGGCGCACGGCGCTGCTGGGGAGGATCTGCAGCTCCGAGAAGTGCATGACGATGAAGTACCCCGGCGATGGGTTGCGAGGCTGAGGCACGGGGTCCCAGGAGATATCGAGGTTCTTCTTGGAGGCGTTCAGCGGAGTGACTGCAGTCTGCATCACCGCCGACGGCACCTCGTAGTCGTCGTCGTCGCTCTGCACCTGCCTCGTCGTTGATATCTCTGTCCACTCTTTCGGGTCGGCCCAAGGGATCCATACTCGGTCGTATGGGTCTACGGGGTACCTGCTGATCCATCGCGTTTGTGACTGTCCAGTACTACAATCCAATTGGTGTACTTTGGAGTGGTAAACTGGGAAAAGAGATAGACAACTCGAGATATTTTGCAGTTTTGCTCACCTGATGATGTTGGTCTCGTCCGCCGGGCCAAGGTTCATCCTGTGTTCTACGAGGAGACCCTGCGTCAAGTTCGCCTGCGGGTAGAACTTCATCTTCAGCGGCCTCAGCTCCAGCGCGGAGACGAACGGCGTGCCAGCGCCGGTGTTCACAAGGCAGACCTGCACGAAGTCGTCCGGCACAACAACGATTGCCTCCGCCGTCACCTCGGAGCCTGGCGTCGAGACGTTGACGGTCTGCCAGTAGTTGACGCCGAGATGGAGGTTGAAGATAGGCGGCCTGCCAAGGCCGTCGTAGTCGCCATACAAGAATGCCGCGCGGACGAGGTACTTGCGACCGGACACCAAGGGCCGGAGGGTGTAGCAGTTGCGCGCTCCGTCGGGGAAGCTGCGCACATTGTGGTAGCGCCGCGAGAGCTGCGGCCGGATGTACTTGGCCGAGATGTTGTGGTTGGCGCCGGCGGCGTCATCGGTGAAGCCGGCGTCCGAGACAAATAACAGCTTTGTTCCCGCGTCCACGTAGCTCGCGGTGCCCGGCAGCCCGCAGTCTATGCTTATGAATCCTGCAGTATCGCAAGGTACGTACGTAAGTACATGAAGCCGTTAATGGCGCGCCTGCGGCCCTTGTAGTGCCGAGATTAAGGGGGCGCGATCTTCCATGAGGTTTTGAGCATACCTTTGCTCTCAAGCTGCGCGCGAGCTTGGGGTACGCCGCCGGTGGCAACGGCGGCGAGGCACAGGAGCAGCAGCCATGGACTTGCCGCCGTTGGTTGCTCCATATCACGTGCAAGAGCAGTTCGTAGTGGAGCGTAACATGCATTTGACTTTACGCGTTCAATGTCAGTGTATATATTCCCAGGCTTAAACTATATCTGGGATTCTAGATTGAGGGGTAGCAAAGCCAACTCTGAGCGAGCTTAATGATGAGCTGATCACGTCAACACCACCATGATTATCCGCGTCAGCTGCACATCTCTATGTCCAGCACACAACCTGCACGATTCCGTACGTCTGGGTTCTGGCGAAGCAAGAGGAAGTTTACACGGTGGGTCGCCGACGGGTGGGTCCTGCTCTAACCTTGGCTGGAAATCTCCTGTCACCTATTGGGATCCACAAACGAAATGCTAGAAGTACAGATTTCTTACGGACTAGTGGATTTTTCTTATTGAGACTGGCATGTGGGCCCCGCATGTCATAATGCTCAACTTAACAGTCAATCTAACAGAGTTGGCTACTGTGCCACGTCGGGCCAGTCCTGTCATAATCGCGACTAAATTTGGCTGAACCAGTAAATAGTGGAAACTGATGGTATTTTGCAACATACTACCCTCAGGGCATCTTCAATAGTTTGTATGTTAGCTTGTGGTAAAATATACCATGTCATCAACCAATACCTTAACATACAACAATTCCAATGGATTGTATCTAGTTTGCCCAATAGAATGTAAGATAATAAAGGCCTGACCGGAGCTTGTGCAAAGGGTGTTGGTTCATGTACATACAACCTTCCTTTCTTTTCTCATTTATTATATGCCACATCATCAAAAAAATTATGTGGCAAAGTTTACCAACAACTATCTTACAACCATTGAAGATGCCCTCAGTGGTAGTAGGCATCAATCAAACATAACATAATGTGATAGTTTTTTGAAACCCTAATCCGAATTGTGGTGGTTTTTGTACTCCAGTTACTTTCTAATCATTGTCACGCCCTATTGTAGGGATCACGTGGGCTGAGAGTTGACTTGCATTCCGACTGGTCAATGTGGACTGGATCGTCGGTGCTTGCTGAAGCAGCTCCTTCCGATCACAAGCACAATGATTGCTGAAGCAGCTCCTTGCGATCACAGTCGAAATGATCACCCAACCCATTCAATGTGGGCATATCTTAGAAAATTGAAGTGATCATTGCTCATGCTGTCAATCATAACATAACATGAAGACTGCAAGGCAGTAGTACTATATATTACCAACTAGTATAAATCACAATCCCATGTCCCCAAGGCCTGAAGCTTATATGAAGGCTAAATAGTTCATCATGAGATAAGAATCACCCCATTCCAAATTGATTGGTGTAGCATCTGCTTCGGTAGCGTCTAATGAACAAACATGTCACTCCATCGCCTCTGTGCTGAGCTGCAGTGTGGGCAGAAAAGCCATGGCCTGGCCGTCAATGGCGAGAGTCTCTTCATCGGCCATGAAGCACTTGGTGGCGAACTTGACGCTGCCCAACAGATATATTACTATCAGTTTCCAGCAAACACAAGGCTAGAAAGAAGATGCAAAATGGTGCCAGGTAGTAGTAAGTAGTACATGTGCCTTGCGCCGGCGGCCTTGATATGGAGCGCCTGCACCTGCGCGACCACCTCGTCTCCGACGTACACCGGCGCCGCGAACTTGAGGGACTGGCTCGCGTACACGGCCCCAGGCTGCATCGCAACGCGAAGAAGCACCCGTCAGAGCAGGGTGGGATCCCGTCGACCAGGCGCCATGCCCACCACCTGTTCGGCGGAATGCCaaagagagggagggagggaggaagcATACGAAGTGGGATGCGATGAGGGCGGGGAAGAGGAGGCGACGAGCATGCCGTGCACCACGCGGCCGCGCTGGAACCCGCCCGTCCCGCGGGCGAAGGCGTCGTCCAGGTGGACGGGGTTGCGGTCGCCGCTCACCGCCGCGTACGCCGCCACGTCGTCCTCCGTGAACCGCCGCGGACGCGCGCGCAGCGCGTCGCCCGCCTTCAGCGCCGCCGCTGGGGCGGCGgtggccgccgtcgccgccgtgcGGACGAGCAGAGGGGCCGCGCGGGCGAGGCGCATCCCGGCAGCTTCCTTCTTCTTTTCGGAGGGTTTTTTTCCCTTCTTCTTTCCGGAGGTGAAGGGCACGAGCTGCACAAACGGGCTTAGTAGTCCCTCCGCGAGAGTGCGTGCATCGCCGCCTGCTTATCGCGGCCCGGCCTACCCATCCGCTGCCGTGCGACCCGGCCCAAGAAATCGAAATGACACCAGTAAAAAAAATGAGGGCTGAGGACTGGAGTGATACTTGGCACGATCAGAGTACAGAAGGCAAAGGAAATTGCATTCAGACTTTGCAGTGTTCGTGTACGTATGACAGTATAGCAAACATTTTGTCTTACTTTGAGAACCAACAGTATAGCAAATTTTGCTTGCTTCAGACACTGATGCGAAACTGACATCCAAGGTATATCAGGTAGTGGAGTACAGATGTGATGTTCATCGAAAAAGAAATGCAAGGGCTGCCTCAATCTCCTCCTCAGGCGCCAATGGAGCGAAGCAGGTGGAGACAACGAATCCCGGCTAGCAAGATTACGAAAAAAGCTAGTTTCAAAAGAAAAAACATTCCTGTCTCAACGTGCGCTGCTGCAATTTGATTATACCGTTCACATATATAGTAAGATGCAGATACGACATCACGGTACATTACCCCTTTATGAGGCAAGATGGGCAAGGCCGTCCAGAAATTAAACTAGACAAACATGTTCGCGATGTTCAAACACAATCACAGAGAGTGCTCATGTCGCTAGTCCAGACAGGCCTCGAGACTTTGGTAACGCACAGCATCTGGACACAAGTTGCTCTGGAGGTAGCACTATAGCACCAGCTCCTCAGTCTTCGTCTCTTTCAGGAGGGAGGCCACAGGGAAGCAGCATTTTCTGCAAGACCAGAAACAAAAGGTTTTAATAATTTATAGTAAAATACATTGTTGATACAACAGCTTGTAAATAAGTGGACAAACATGCAAATGGAGAAACTGTGGTATGCTACGTACGGCGGGCGACTACCTCATATACTTGTAAATACATTAAGAACTTCAAACTTGCTAAAGCAGATGGCAATAGAATGAACTTGTGATGAAACACATGAACAGATCAACAGTGCCACGACCATAGCATAGGTGTTCAAATAGAAAAAACTGGGTACGACAGGTTGAACTTTTTCTTTAGTTTGAGTAGAAAGATTGATTTAAACATTTTGCCACAAGCCTGCAGGACGATAAATATAGCGGCATTTTTCTCCATCCATGTGCATGTTTGCGCCCTGAGAAATTTTACTTGCAATTTTTATCAGAGAGCAAAGACTCCATTATAGATAGACACTGTGGCACTGGGGTACTAGAGTACTAGTAGAATGATTAATACCACAGTAAAATGGGAAAGATAAATCCTGGCATTAGATAACTAGCTTGGCTCTCAGCAATTCATATAGGGGGGGCTATGCAGCAATTCAACCACTGTTACTGTACTAGATATCTCAGGCTTATCCTAAAGAAATTATGGCTTCGCTTCTCTTCTTCCTGGTGATGGATATAGTCCCGATGGCTTTGCCCAAGTATGGCATAGAAGTCAAATAGGATATCCTTCAAAAGAGAATTTCATGTGTGAGCACCTTGCCTCTTTTACGGCAGAATGTACACATGGTTTTAAACTGAAGACTATTTAACAGTAGATCGTAAAATGTGTGTTTAACAAAATGCAGCCAGCTAGACTTGAATTAATGTCTGCATAAGTTTGAAAGCAGGAAACAAACAATTTAAGCTGCAGACCAGTCTGTTTTGCTTTCGCCATTTAATAAAAAGGACATTCCATCCAACATTTAAATTTGGACCATTTAGTTGATATATGGAACCTCTTCAAGCTACATTTTCCCCCCTCTGAGCATTCTGAAACGACACTTATTTATAGACATGAAGTGTCTCTCATATCACTTGAAGAAGTTATGGAACCTGTGTTCATGCAAGGGGGTGTATCTCACATCTATTTATAAACATGAAGTAACTCAAACTGTCACACATCTCTAAAATATTGTTTGGCAGCATGGAAACAAAATAACTTCAAGCTAGATTCTGACCGCGATGTATTATTGCTCAGTAGAGAAACCCTGCCCAGCAACAATTTGCAGCAACAAGATGGTATTTAATGAGCTTGCAATGTGTGATACACTATAACCGCGCTTACAAGGTACATGGTCATGATAAAAAAAATGCCAGTTATGATACAAAGAGATGCTCCATAAAAAACAGTGAAACTGCTTAAGTAACCAAAGCAAGACTAGCATCCCACGAGTGAAAGATTAATGCAAATCAAGTAACATAATTCAGTAGTGATACTAGTTTTAATTTACATCAACGTGTATACAACCGTTCAGTCCTACACAATTTGCAGCTAAAACTCAGTACACAAGTTAAGATACATCTGTTTCACACATACCTGCATAAATTCGTAACGCTCCCTTCCAATAGATTCATTCTCAGCAATGGAAAAATATGCCAGCATTGGATAGTGTCCAATGTAAGATGCATAGCTGTCTCTTTGAATGTTTACAGCCCATTCACTGCAATACAAAGACATGTTAATGGTTAATATCCTACCAGACCATGGCAATCAAGAACAATTCTTACCATTTAGCTAGCTAATGCAACATTTGTAATACAAAAGATGAGATACTTACAATCTGGTCAGGTCAGCATGCCCTGTTCCGACATATTTGGCTTGGAGATGCTCGAGTTGAGAATTGATGTTGAACCTGTCGCTAGCCTTCAAAATGGTGGTTTGCATTAGAACTTACAAGCGATGCAGTTAAAATGTAAAAGTATGTTACTAAAACCGTAAAACGACAGCATATTAGAAGACTATGGCATAGTTGAAGACTTTAAGCTGAAGCAAGCTAAAGGACGACAAGTGACCACTCGGTGATCTGGTGATATTAAACAGAGTTACTCAAAATAAGAAAATTGAAAAAATGAACATCATGATTCATGAGATTGCAATTCAAAACATACAACAACATGTGAGCTCTAAGACTGGCACCGTGACTACTCGAAGCTGACCATTGACACAGCACGAAAAGGTAAATGTATCAGCAAGTGCTTTGGATATTAAGAGCATATAGCACAGGTTTTAAGTTTATCAATCATTTCAGTCAGCCGACAAGAATAAATCGACCCAAAAAATGTTCGGAGGGAATTAATTAAGCAACACCGTTGAATATTTTGGAGAGAATAAGCAACACAGAGAGATTGATCAGGGACTGCTGACCTGCATGGTGGCCGACGAGTATGGCCCTGGCCCTGGATGGGAGAGCCGGGGACCCCGGAATCAGATCTGCGGGCGGCGCGAGTAGAGAGCGAGGGCGGTGGTACTCGAGGAGGGGGGggcggggaggcggcgggggTCTGGGAGGGTCGCTGGGGCGCAAGACGAAAAGGGCGAGGGATGGCGCCGGCGGGTGCTCGCGGAGACGAGGTGGCGGTCGTTTCCGGCGACGGAAATCTCGAAACCCTAGCTGGGCTCTGCTCGTCTGGTCGGGGCGCACTGGAGAAGTGGAGAAGGAGAAGGGAGCTGGTCTGCTGGTGGGACCGGTCATAGAGACGGCACAGTATGTTTTTTTTTTGTAGACAATAGAGACCGACACAGTAGGAATCGCCTACGGGACACGGGAGAAGCCTAGCGGGCCAGCCCATTTATCTGTTGTCGTTACCTGCACACCCTCGTCCTCGTTCGCTATGGGTTCCGTCTGGTTTTTTTCTCTTCTTTTATTTATGCTTCGGTACTCTctttttttcaaagttttttttagtttttttctaAATGTATCTTCGCTTCCCTTTTTGTTTCCTTTGTCGGCTTTCATTGGATTTGTTTTATATCTGCTTAACATTTTCCAAATATGTGTTTACCACTTTTTACAAAAACATGTTTtaaacaaaaaaaatcaaaaacgTGTTGAAACATATCTCTAATGATAAAAAGCCATTTCTTTTTAACTATGCAAAAATTCTGTACATTGTAGAAACATTCTTGGAAAATGTCACGAACACATTTTTGAAACGGTGAAGATATTTTATGTTAAATCACTCCTATTTTTTGTATGTATGATATTTTTTAT
Coding sequences within it:
- the LOC125525437 gene encoding uncharacterized protein At4g14342 isoform X2, translating into MQASDRFNINSQLEHLQAKYVGTGHADLTRFEWAVNIQRDSYASYIGHYPMLAYFSIAENESIGRERYEFMQKMLLPCGLPPERDED
- the LOC125525437 gene encoding uncharacterized protein At4g14342 isoform X1, producing the protein MQASDRFNINSQLEHLQAKYVGTGHADLTRFEWAVNIQRDSYASYIGHYPMLAYFSIAENESIGRERYEFMQDILFDFYAILGQSHRDYIHHQEEEKRSHNFFRISLRYLVQ